A genomic region of Streptomyces rimosus contains the following coding sequences:
- a CDS encoding ATP-binding protein, with amino-acid sequence MNHGWEHVRDVRRELLERNTELDALERALSRLRGTAGGPVAAQRGGLLSFAGSAGMGKTALLAEVRARAAAHGCTVLSARGNEQEHGMAFHVVRQLVQPVLAGYDEATCRTVLGSWYDIVAPALGLVADAGGSSPDPTGVRDGLDWLVTRLAVQQAPTVLVMDDAQWADQESLSWLTAFAPRAEDLPMLVVVAYRPDELPRSAAAFRKPAERHASRPYVLTPLTCDAVSSIIRDAVGDEAEEKFCTECWAVTDGNPFEAVELAAGLRERGLKGCRDDLPALRELGSAVKGKGLVERLDRLGGAAVRLAWAVAVLGTSATPEVTAGVAALGSESGVDVVAQLREARILAPDEGPDGILQFAHPLIATAVHRAIPTALRVGMHNVAAEAVVEAGLGPTVAARHLLEVPCEGDDWVVQRLRQAAQEYVRAGAPDAARRFLTRALREPPSPEDRAAVLFELGAATFLAAPEVTVNYLREALAEPDVEPELREAITYRLAQALAHTDQVAEAAAVAAEEARRTSLPATRLRMQAENFVWSAFRADEPDSAARSRRLARLADHLTGDGPAERYILGLRAWDCVVHGEPAATALRYAEDALVGGLSWTEDNRGFEVPVAVAMTFMYCDQPGRAEELFTRGMAECERKGWRGAHLAFGHALLGYIRYRRGALVEAEALVREGLRIAERVGGAVPAQWYAIGILIEILLARGRIEEAQEIADHFGYGEVVPNAVVYPDSRTVYSELLLARGLHRHAEHHLKAVGRRLDARGMRNPAWCPWQLLLARATALTDSPHAIELAEEGVRRARRFGTATAIGEALHCAANVIGGGRALKLLAEAVRELEHSPAGYALAEALVDHGAALRRAGLPQDAAERLYRGLEGAVHCGADALAERARDELSAAGLRPLQLHSTGTDALTSQERVAAERLALGWDTGRIAEELATPETVVTRLLSSVCRKMGTDYAGLPRLLETADPATVPDGPPRR; translated from the coding sequence ATGAATCACGGCTGGGAACACGTACGCGACGTACGGCGGGAGTTGCTCGAACGCAACACCGAACTGGACGCGCTGGAACGGGCGTTGTCCCGGCTCCGCGGCACCGCCGGCGGCCCGGTGGCCGCCCAGCGCGGCGGCCTGCTCTCCTTCGCCGGATCCGCCGGGATGGGCAAGACCGCGCTGCTCGCCGAGGTACGCGCCCGCGCCGCGGCCCACGGCTGCACCGTGCTCTCCGCACGCGGCAACGAGCAGGAACACGGCATGGCCTTCCACGTCGTACGCCAGCTCGTGCAGCCGGTCCTGGCCGGATACGACGAGGCCACCTGCCGCACCGTCCTGGGCAGCTGGTACGACATCGTCGCCCCGGCCCTCGGCCTGGTGGCCGACGCGGGCGGCAGCTCACCCGACCCCACCGGCGTACGCGACGGCCTGGACTGGCTGGTGACCCGCCTGGCCGTACAGCAGGCCCCCACCGTACTGGTGATGGACGACGCGCAGTGGGCCGACCAGGAGTCGCTGAGCTGGCTGACCGCCTTCGCGCCACGCGCCGAGGACCTGCCGATGCTCGTGGTGGTCGCCTACCGGCCCGACGAACTGCCGCGCAGCGCCGCCGCCTTCCGCAAGCCCGCCGAACGCCACGCCTCCCGGCCCTACGTCCTCACCCCGCTCACCTGCGACGCGGTCAGCAGCATCATCCGCGACGCGGTGGGCGACGAGGCCGAGGAGAAGTTCTGCACCGAATGCTGGGCGGTCACCGACGGCAACCCCTTCGAAGCCGTGGAACTCGCCGCCGGACTGCGCGAGCGCGGCCTCAAGGGCTGCCGGGACGACCTGCCGGCGCTGCGCGAACTGGGCTCGGCCGTCAAGGGCAAGGGCCTGGTCGAGCGGCTGGACCGGCTCGGCGGCGCCGCCGTCCGCCTCGCCTGGGCCGTCGCCGTCCTGGGCACCTCGGCCACCCCCGAGGTCACCGCCGGAGTCGCCGCGCTCGGCAGCGAGTCCGGGGTGGACGTCGTCGCCCAGCTGCGCGAGGCGCGCATCCTGGCGCCCGACGAGGGCCCGGACGGCATCCTGCAGTTCGCCCACCCGCTCATCGCCACCGCCGTCCACCGGGCGATCCCGACAGCACTGCGCGTCGGCATGCACAACGTCGCCGCCGAAGCCGTGGTGGAAGCCGGGCTCGGGCCGACGGTCGCCGCGCGGCACCTGCTGGAGGTGCCCTGCGAGGGCGACGACTGGGTCGTCCAGCGGCTGCGCCAGGCCGCGCAGGAATACGTACGCGCCGGAGCCCCCGACGCCGCCCGCCGCTTCCTGACCCGCGCCCTGCGCGAACCGCCCTCGCCCGAGGACCGCGCCGCCGTCCTGTTCGAACTGGGCGCCGCCACCTTCCTCGCCGCGCCCGAGGTCACCGTCAACTACCTGCGCGAAGCGCTGGCCGAACCGGACGTCGAGCCCGAGCTGCGCGAGGCCATCACCTACCGGCTGGCCCAGGCCCTCGCCCACACCGACCAGGTGGCCGAGGCCGCGGCGGTGGCCGCCGAGGAAGCCCGGCGCACCAGCCTCCCCGCCACCCGGCTGCGCATGCAGGCCGAGAACTTCGTATGGAGCGCCTTCCGGGCCGACGAACCGGACTCCGCTGCCCGCTCCCGCAGGCTGGCCCGGCTCGCCGACCACCTGACCGGCGACGGCCCCGCCGAGCGCTACATCCTCGGCCTGCGCGCCTGGGACTGCGTGGTGCACGGCGAGCCCGCCGCCACCGCCCTGCGCTACGCCGAAGACGCCCTGGTCGGCGGGCTGAGCTGGACGGAGGACAACCGCGGCTTCGAGGTCCCGGTCGCCGTCGCCATGACGTTCATGTACTGCGACCAGCCAGGCCGCGCCGAGGAACTGTTCACCCGCGGCATGGCCGAGTGCGAACGCAAGGGCTGGCGCGGCGCCCACCTGGCCTTCGGCCACGCCCTGCTCGGCTACATCCGCTACCGCCGCGGCGCGCTCGTCGAGGCCGAGGCGCTGGTCCGCGAAGGGCTGCGGATCGCCGAGCGGGTCGGCGGCGCGGTACCCGCCCAGTGGTACGCCATCGGCATCCTCATCGAGATCCTGCTCGCCCGCGGCCGCATCGAAGAGGCCCAGGAGATCGCCGACCACTTCGGCTACGGCGAAGTGGTGCCCAACGCCGTGGTCTACCCCGACTCCCGTACGGTCTACAGCGAACTGCTGCTGGCCCGCGGCCTGCACCGGCACGCCGAACACCACCTCAAGGCGGTCGGCAGGCGCCTGGACGCCCGCGGCATGCGCAACCCCGCCTGGTGCCCCTGGCAGCTGCTCCTCGCCCGCGCCACCGCGCTCACCGACAGCCCGCACGCCATCGAGCTGGCCGAGGAAGGCGTACGCCGCGCCCGCAGGTTCGGCACCGCCACGGCGATCGGCGAGGCGCTGCACTGCGCCGCCAACGTGATCGGCGGCGGCCGGGCCCTGAAACTGCTCGCCGAGGCCGTACGGGAACTGGAGCACTCGCCCGCCGGGTACGCACTCGCCGAAGCCCTGGTCGACCACGGCGCCGCCCTGCGCCGGGCCGGCCTGCCGCAGGACGCCGCCGAGCGCCTGTACCGCGGGCTGGAGGGCGCCGTCCACTGCGGCGCCGACGCGCTGGCGGAGCGCGCCCGCGACGAACTGTCCGCGGCCGGCCTGCGCCCGCTGCAGCTCCACAGCACCGGCACCGACGCGCTCACCTCCCAGGAGCGGGTGGCCGCCGAACGGCTCGCCCTGGGCTGGGACACCGGCCGTATCGCCGAGGAGCTGGCCACCCCGGAGACGGTCGTCACCCGCCTGCTGTCCAGCGTCTGCCGCAAGATGGGCACGGACTACGCGGGGCTGCCGCGGCTCCTGGAGACGGCCGACCCGGCCACCGTGCCGGACGGGCCGCCGCGGCGTTGA
- a CDS encoding N-acetylmuramoyl-L-alanine amidase, translated as MRGSDEKRTHRSRARRAATAVAAAALLVPLVSAAPSGTAGQPRAATAQPAADALQRAFADAAAQYGVPQNVLLAVSYLESRWDGHGGAPSVSGGYGPMHLTDARTALAERPHHGEGDEDPRGDDSRARKRVRAQLPAPAALPARLRTLDRAARLTGLPAERLRRDPAANIRGGAALLAAEQRRLGPLSADPARWYGSVARYSGADDARTAAGFADDVYDVLRQGQSRTTDSGQRVTLPASPGLTADRAQLGRLGLRSPAAPAGSRLECPYTVSCVSVPAPYEEFGDGDYGNHDKADRPRDQRVDAIVIHDTEGSWETTLKLIKDPTYVSWHYTIRSADGLIAQHVPTKDVAWHAGNWYVNAHSVGIEHEGFLAAPDAWYTEAMYRASARLVRYLAHKYGLPLDRQHIIGHDNVPGTTPATIKGMHTDPGPYWDWAHYFRLLGSPFVRTAGPRGGLVTIRPDYDRHRPVYTDCVKPGQPCAPHGSTAVRLHTGPSESAPLVQDIGLRPDGGPSTTGVNDTGARATTGQRYAVAERRGEWTAIWYLGQKAWFHNPAKQPTAVDAKGLVITPKAGRTDIPVYGRAYPEQAAYPAGVPVQAVTPLPYKLLAGQRYAVGNRVRGEYFYAPTYDVSKHAVVRGKDVYYEIQVGHRVGYVRAADVEVRSSDG; from the coding sequence TTGCGAGGATCCGACGAGAAGAGAACCCACCGCTCCAGAGCGCGCAGGGCCGCCACCGCCGTCGCGGCGGCGGCCTTGCTGGTGCCCCTGGTCTCCGCAGCGCCGTCCGGCACGGCCGGGCAGCCGCGCGCCGCGACGGCACAGCCCGCCGCCGACGCCCTCCAGCGGGCCTTCGCCGACGCCGCCGCGCAGTACGGCGTACCGCAGAACGTACTGCTGGCCGTCTCCTACCTGGAGTCGCGCTGGGACGGGCACGGCGGCGCGCCCAGCGTCTCCGGCGGCTACGGCCCGATGCACCTGACCGACGCCCGTACGGCGCTCGCCGAACGGCCGCACCACGGCGAGGGTGACGAGGACCCGCGCGGCGACGATTCCCGGGCCCGCAAGCGGGTGCGCGCCCAGTTGCCCGCCCCCGCCGCGCTCCCGGCCCGGCTGCGGACCCTGGACCGGGCGGCGCGGCTGACGGGGCTGCCCGCCGAGCGGCTGCGCCGCGATCCGGCGGCGAACATCCGCGGCGGCGCGGCGCTGCTGGCCGCGGAGCAGCGCCGTCTCGGCCCGCTCTCCGCCGACCCGGCGCGGTGGTACGGCTCCGTGGCGCGCTATTCGGGCGCGGACGACGCCCGTACCGCGGCCGGTTTCGCGGACGACGTGTACGACGTCCTGCGGCAGGGCCAGTCCCGTACGACCGACTCGGGCCAGCGGGTGACGCTGCCCGCTTCCCCCGGGCTGACGGCCGACCGGGCGCAGCTCGGGCGCCTGGGGCTGCGGTCCCCCGCCGCGCCCGCCGGGTCCCGGCTCGAATGCCCGTACACGGTCTCCTGCGTGTCCGTACCGGCGCCGTACGAGGAGTTCGGCGACGGTGACTACGGCAACCACGACAAGGCGGACCGCCCGCGGGACCAGCGGGTGGACGCCATCGTCATCCATGACACCGAGGGGTCGTGGGAGACGACGCTGAAGCTCATCAAGGACCCGACGTATGTGTCGTGGCACTACACGATCCGGTCGGCGGACGGGCTGATCGCCCAGCATGTGCCGACGAAGGACGTCGCCTGGCACGCGGGGAACTGGTATGTGAACGCGCACTCCGTAGGGATCGAGCACGAAGGTTTCCTCGCGGCTCCGGACGCCTGGTACACCGAGGCGATGTACCGGGCCTCGGCGCGGCTGGTGCGCTATCTGGCGCACAAGTACGGCCTGCCGCTGGACCGCCAGCACATCATCGGCCACGACAACGTGCCCGGCACGACACCGGCCACCATCAAGGGCATGCACACCGACCCCGGTCCGTACTGGGACTGGGCGCACTACTTCCGGCTGCTGGGCAGCCCGTTCGTCCGTACGGCGGGCCCCCGGGGCGGCCTGGTCACCATCCGTCCCGACTACGACCGCCACCGGCCCGTCTACACGGACTGCGTCAAGCCGGGCCAGCCGTGCGCGCCGCACGGCTCCACGGCGGTCCGCCTGCACACCGGGCCGAGCGAGAGCGCGCCGCTGGTCCAGGACATCGGCCTGCGGCCGGACGGCGGCCCCTCGACGACCGGCGTGAACGACACCGGCGCCCGCGCCACCACCGGCCAGCGGTACGCGGTCGCGGAGCGCCGCGGCGAGTGGACCGCCATCTGGTACCTCGGCCAGAAGGCGTGGTTCCACAACCCGGCGAAACAGCCCACCGCGGTCGACGCGAAGGGCTTGGTGATCACCCCGAAGGCCGGCCGGACGGACATCCCGGTCTACGGCCGCGCCTACCCCGAACAGGCCGCCTACCCGGCAGGCGTCCCCGTACAGGCCGTCACCCCGCTCCCGTACAAACTCCTGGCGGGCCAGCGCTACGCGGTCGGCAACCGGGTGCGCGGCGAGTACTTCTACGCCCCGACGTACGACGTGTCCAAGCACGCGGTCGTCCGCGGCAAGGACGTGTACTACGAGATCCAGGTGGGGCACCGGGTGGGGTATGTGCGGGCGGCGGATGTGGAGGTGCGGTCCTCGGACGGGTAA